One Microcebus murinus isolate Inina chromosome 9, M.murinus_Inina_mat1.0, whole genome shotgun sequence DNA window includes the following coding sequences:
- the GPR141 gene encoding putative G-protein coupled receptor 141: MAGHNISRNSSCNSTMMPHLTRLYFVVLIGGLMGVISILFLLVKMNTRSVTTTAVVNLVVVHSVFLLTVPFRLTYLIKETWTFGLPFCKFVSSMLHIHMYLTFLFYVVILVTRYLIFFKCKDKVEFYRKLHAVAASTAMWVLVIVIVVPLVVSQYGAQEKYNEHHCFKFHKELSYVSVQVINYMIVVIVIAIAVILLVFQLFIILSMVRKLGHSLLSHQEFWAQLKNLFFIGIIVFCFLPYQFFRIYYLKVVGHANDCESNVVFYNEILLSITAISCCDLLLFVFGGSRWFKQKIIDLWNHILCR, from the coding sequence ATGGCTGGCCACAACATCTCCAGGAATTCCTCTTGCAATTCTACAATGATGCCCCACTTAACCCGGCTCTACTTCGTAGTGCTCATCGGAGGGCTAATGGGTGTCATCTCCATTCTGTTCCTGCTGGTGAAAATGAACACCCGCTCTGTGACCACCACGGCAGTCGTTAACTTGGTGGTGGTCCACAGTGTTTTTCTGCTGACGGTGCCTTTCCGCTTGACCTACCTCATCAAGGAGACTTGGACGTTCGGGCTGCCCTTCTGCAAGTTCGTGAGCTCCATGCTGCACATCCACATGTACCTCACCTTCCTGTTCTACGTGGTGATCCTGGTTACCAGGTACCTCATCTTCTTCAAGTGCAAGGACAAAGTGGAATTCTACAGAAAGCTGCATGCTGTGGCTGCCAGCACTGCCATGTGGGTGCTGGTGATCGTCATTGTGGTACCCCTGGTTGTTTCCCAGTATGGAGCTCAGGAGAAGTACAATGAGCATCACTGTTTTAAATTCCACAAAGAACTTTCTTACGTGTCCGTGCAAGTCATCAACTATATGATAGTCGTGATTGTCATAGCCATTGCGGTGATTCTCTTGGTCTTCCAGCTCTTCATCATCTTGTCGATGGTGCGGAAGCTAGGCCACTCCTTACTATCCCACCAGGAGTTCTGGGCTCAactgaaaaatctattttttataggGATCATCGTTTTTTGTTTCCTCCCCTACCAGTTCTTTAGGATCTACTACTTAAAAGTTGTGGGCCATGCCAATGACTGTGAAAGCAATGTTGTGTTTTATAATGAAATCCTCTTGAGTATAACAGCAATCAGCTGTTGTGACTTGCTGCTGTTTGTTTTTGGGGGAAGCCGTTGGTTTAAGCAAAAGATAATTGACCTATGGAATCACATTTTGTGCCGTTAG